GCCGTGTTCACTTTCAAATTTGGGAATTCCTTTCCGGTAGGAAAAACTGTAAATCATGACCTTTAAAGATGCATTTTCTGCTTTTTTCTTGTCAACCGGCAACCATTTGGAGCCGGTAATACTTTCTGCAACAGCTAAAATGGAAGGAATTGAAAAGTTTTGATTGAGCCGATTGGCAATTTCTTTAAAATTGGCTGCTGCCAATGGGATGCTGTTAATAAAATGCTGTTTTCTTTCGTAAAGGCCCCTGAATCCATAGGCCCCCAATAACTGCATACATCTCAGCAGCACAAACCCATCATAATAATGCCTGAAAAGCGTTGGGTCAAAGTCGGGTAAAATTTTTGATACTTTACCGAGATAATAGTGAAGCAATTCTTCCCTTAAGTCTTCGGTTAAATTAGAGCGCGCCTGATACAGCAAAGAAGCAAGATCATATTGCAAAGGGCCTTTTCTTCCTCCCTGATAATCTATGAAGTAAACCCGATTGTTAAATAACATGATATTTCTTGCCTGACAATCGCGGTGCATAAAAAATTGGTTGCCGGCTTGTAGTAAAAATTCGGTAAGGTTGTTAAAATCTTCTTCTAATGCGTGTTGGTCAAAATCAATTTGAAGGAATTTGAGAAAGTTATACTTAAAATAATTGCAATCCCACATCATAGATTGCTTGTCAAACGCTTCACTCGGATAACAAACCGAAAAATCCAGGTCTTTGAACCCCTTTATTTGTAAATCTATCAAGGCATCTAATGTATCGAGGTATGCCTGTTTCATTTCCGGGGTAAAAGCGCTGTTTCTGTTACGATACGGGTAGATAAAATCGAATAACGTCAAATCGCCCAAATCTTGCTGCAGGTAAATGCTCAGGTCTTTTGATGCACCATAAATTTCAGGGACCGGCAATGATTTTTTTCTAAAATGAGCGCTGAGCTCTAAAAATGCTTTGTTTTCTAAAAGGTCTGAATTATAGGCTCCAATGGCAGTATGGCTATCATTGGCTAAACGAAAGTACCGGCGATAAGAAGCGGAAGGAGGAATAGGTAAAATAATGTTTGGCGCTTTACCACACCAATTTATAAACAATTCGGCTAATTGCTTTTCTATCAATGTTTGTTCGGTCATATAAAAAGTAGTAAAGTTTCATGTTGCATCAGGTAATACAAATTGCTTGTAAAATTACGTTATTTGCAACGTTGTTCGATTGTTTTGCTTCAACAACCTTAAATTTGCAGTTTGATCATTTTGTCTTATAAAAGACAATTCAAAAATTCCAACCTGATTTATGATTATTTTTCGCATTCTGTACAATATCTGGTCGGTATTCCTTTTTTGTCTGTTAGTTTTGATTGCAATCGTGGTTGCGTTACTGACAGCCCCTTTAAACGAGAGAGGACGACTACGCTATTTACTCCGTTTTTGTCAGTTTGGCATTAAAACATGGGCTTTTCTGACCGGGGTAAAAATTAATATTATCAACAGTCATTTTGTGGATCCCGAAAAGGAGTATGTGTTTGTTGCCAACCATATCGCTAATGGTGATGTGATCATTATGACTGCTGCCATAAAAAATATTTTTACCGCAATTGGTAAAAAAGAAGTGGAAAACATTCCTTTTATGGGCTACCTGTTTAAAAGAGTATGTGTGTTGGTGGACAGAAAAGACCCTGAAGACCGCAAAAAAAGCGTGGAAGAAGTAAAAAAAAGGGCAAAACACGGATTGTCTGTAACCTTGTTTCCCGAAGGGACATTTACCGATGAAGCTACCGTGCCGCTTCTCCCCTTTCATTCCGGTGCTTTCAGAATTGCTGTTGACCTTCAACTTCCTATTGTTCCAATGGTATTGATCAATGTTCGAAGTTTGCTGACCAATAATAAATTGCCGGTTCATCCGTGTACCATCACCTGTATTTATACAGAGCCGATAGATATTACCGGGTTAACGCACGACGATGTGCCTGAACTCAAGGAAAAAGTTTTTAAAAGGATTGAACAAATGGTGATTGAACACGAGCCTTTGTTTCAACATTTAAAAACACCTCAGTTAGTTCAACAAGATTAATCTATTCATTTCTTTATCACCCTAATCATGTATCAAACTCCATTCAGACTTTTTACTTTTCTCCTTATTTGTTTGACTATTCCGTTTTTGTCCATGAGCAACAAATCCGCCTATCAGGTATTTACCGGTAATGGAGACGTATCCTCCTATGAACATTTGCTCAAAGAAGCTATGCGAGCCGATGTGATTTTGTTTGGTGAGCTGCATAATAATCCAATCTGCCATTGGCTGCAATTAGAGCTTACCCAAGACCTTCACCAAACAAAAGGGGATCTTTTGATTCTTGGGGCTGAAATGTTTGAATCGGACAACCAATTGCTGGTTGATGAGTATTTGAAAGATATGATCAGCAAAAAAAGCTTTGAGGATGAAGCGAGATTATGGAAAAACTATACAACGGACTACAAGCCATTGCTGGAATTTGCCAAAACGAACAAGTTGCCATTTGTTGCAACCAATATACCCCGAAGATATGCCTCTGCTGTATTTTCAGGCGGGATGGAAACATTAAACCGGTTAAGTGCTGAGGCAAAAACCTATATTGCCCCACTTCCAATCGAAATTGATTTAACGCTTCCCGGTTATCAGGCAATGTTGAATATGGGCGGACACGGTGCTGAAAACTCGGAAAACATGCCTAAAGCACAAGCGGTTAAAGATGCTACGATGGCTTATTTTATCGGAAAAAAGTGGAATAAGGGTAAACAATTTATTCATTATCACGGAACCTATCACTCTAATAATTATGAGGGTATTGTCTGGTATCTGAAAAAGCAAAATCCGGAAATCAAAATACTAACTATTGCGAGTGTTGAGCAAAACAATATTCAGCAATTGGAGGAGGATCATCAGAAACTTGCAGATTTCATTCTCTGCATTCCCTCCAATATGACCAAAACTCATTAAACAGAAAAGAAATCCGCAATTTTTTATTGGTCAGATGTACTTTAACTTTCCTTTAAAGTCTTCCAGCTTTTTATATCCTTTTGCTTCCATCAGGATTTGCAATTCCTGAGCAATTCGCATAAAACAGGAAGTGCCTTCCCGCATAAACTGGGTGCCAATCTGAACGGCAGATGCTCCGCAAAGTATATGTTCAAAAGCATCTTGACCGTTTTTAATGCCGCCGCAACCTATGATTTGTATTTGATTTGGCAGTAAGCGGTAAAACTGATGAACATTTGCCAAAGCGGTTGGTTTGACATAATCTCCGCCCAATCCTCCATAGCCGTTTTTAGGCTTAATTGCAACTGTTTCTGTTTGGGCATCTATCACTAAACCATTTCCGATGCTGTTGATACAGGTTACAAATTTCAGCGGATATGCTTTTAAGATATCCGCCATTTGCTCAAAATGGATGATGTCGAAATAAGGGGGCAGCTTAACTCCTAAAGGCCTTTCTGAAATGGAACAAACTGCGTCCAGTACTCTTTGAACCTGCTCAAAATCATAGCCTGTTTGTGGTTTTCCGGGAACGTTGGGGCAGGATAGGTTTAGTTCTATAGCATCAATTCCTGTTTCATGGCTTAGTTGAGTAATGATGGATACATTTTCCTCAAAACTTAATCCGGAGACTGAAACAAAATAAGGTTTTTTGCTGGATGCTTTGTGTTGTTTTGCGTAATCCGAATAAAAACGAAAGCCTTCATTGGGCAAACCCATCGAATTGATGCTGCCCAAAATTGTTTCATAATATCGCGGGCTTGGGTTTCCTTCTCTGTACTCAGACGTACAGCTTTTTGATAAAACCGCACCGGCATTGCTTCCGGCAATAGCTTTGAGTTCTTCGGCAGTGGTACATCTTGCGCCTGAAGCATTGTACAAACAAGTATCCAATTCAATATCCCCAATCAAAGCGGCTAAAGATGGCAGTACCATAACGCTTAAATCTTGTATTAATCAATCCGTTCGTTAATTACCTCCCCCCATTTTGGAGCTTTTGCCGGAATTTCCCGGTAAAGTTCGTGTAAATGTTCGTGATATTCAACTTCGATGGTATGACGATGGGACTCTGAATATCTTTTTCTGATTCTTTTCAGGTCTTTTTCTATTTCTTTGTTGATGTTTTCAGGCATTTGATAATTACCTGCTATGTAGTTTGCAACCAATCTGGAGTGAGCATCCGATAAAGGCCATATACAACCCATTGGTTGTACTAATCCGATAAAAAATAAGTTTCGAAACTCCGGATGAAAAACCCGTTTATATAATGGCACTTCATTGGAAGAATAATCTATCAGCTTCTTATCGAAAAAGGGAAACGTAATATTGAAACCGGTAGCGGCAATAATACAATCAAAATCTTCCGCTTTTCCATCTTTAAAATGCACGGTCAATCCGTCAAAATACTCTATATCCGGACGAGGATGAATTTTTCCATGCCTTAGCATGTACAACAATTCGGAATTGGCAGTAGGATGTGCTCCTAAAATATTGTGTTTGGGTTTTTGAAGCCCATACATCGTCATATCTCCTACAATTATCCGATGGGTAAATTTTAATAATGGCAATCTTATCCATCTGGGTATTTTAATAAACCTCGAATGAACAATGTCTGATGGTTTTCCGAACATAAATTTTGGTACTATATAATATCCTCTTCGCATACTGATAGCAGTGAAGGCAGATACTCTCGAAGTTTCAACCGCAACATCACAGGCAGAATTACCGCCGCCTATTACCAGGACTCTTTTGCCTTTAAAAGCCTGATTGTTTTTAAATTCGTGAGAATGTAGGAACTGTCCGCTATAATTACCCGGATAAACAGGAATTCGCGGATTCCAGTGATGTCCGTTTGCTACGATCAGAAAGTCGAACAATTCTTTGCTTCCGTCATGTAAGGTGATTTCCCATTGGCGTTTTTCATTGACCGGCTCTGCTTTAACGACTTCCGTATTAAACTGAATATAGTTGTACACTCCAAAATGTCGGGCATAACTTCTAAAATACTTCAACAGTTGTTCGTGTGACGGGTAATCGGGATAGTCATCCGGCATTGGAAAATCAATGTATTCAGACAGTTTTTTAGAACTGATGATATGGGTTGTTTCAAAAACGCTGGAATGACTGACCTGGGGTGAATAAATCCAGTTGCCGCCTATATCCTCGTTTTTTTCATAACAAACCAAGTTTTTAAACCCAACTTGGAGCAGATTTTTAACCGCAGTAATTCCCGAAGGTCCTGCACCGATTATGCAAATTCTGGAAAGCTGATGTTCAATCATGATTGATAAAATACGGTGTGTTTACTGTTTGTTCAGATTTTCAATGTTTACCGTCAATGGATGAAGCATAAGTTTGGCTTCTGTATAACTTTGCCTGGCGCAGGGTTTCATCTTCATCATACCGGTAAAAAAACAAAGCCCCCAACATACAAAAAAAAGCAGCCACTACTGCCGTTGTTCTGATTCCTGTAGGATTTTCAATGCTGTTGCCCATCAATAAAAGCGAAGGGAAAATTAAATTTGCCAAAGAAATTCCCATTTTCATCATAAAGGATCGGGCAGCAAAGAATATAGCCGCCTTTTGCCCCCCGGTTTCAATGGCATCTGCCTCTACCATGTCGGCAACCACGGCGTTTGGTAAAATGCTGAATATGGCAATGGGAATACTTCCAAAGATGCCCAATAAAACAATCTGGGTTACGGAATGAAAAGGGTATTTCCCCAAAAATGCCAGCATAAAATATAATATGGTAAACCAGGCGAATGAAAGCACCATCAATTGTTTTTTACCCCATTTCCGGGCTAATATATTTACCGGCACATAAAAAACGAAACTCAATCCCAACATACCGGTTAAAACCATAGAACTGTACTGAACATCTAACTGAAGTAATACACTGACATAGTAGGCAATGCCCATTTGAATAAAGGTGAGCGCAAGCCAGTACATCAGGTCGGAAACTGCGAAAAATTTGAAATTGCGGTTGTTTAACAAAGACCGAATAGCGGCATAAGGTGACTCGTTGGTTGGTTTTGAAACGCAGTATTTTGCTTCATTGACAAAGATTACCGGTATTGCCATTAAGATGGCCGCTAAAACTGCATAACCGGCAATTACCCATCTGAAAGCTTCGACATGAGAAAGCAGAAAATGCTTTTCTAAAAGATGTTGAAATGTAAAAACCTGTGTTCCTATGCCATAACCCAAAGCAAAAGTTACAGATAATAAAGAACTTATGGTTAGTCTATCATCCGGTGAATGTCCAAGTTCACTGATTAAGGCTGAATATGGCACCACGTAAATGGTCATAAACAGATATAAAAACATGACCGTGATAAACAGCCAAACCACGTTAGCACTACTTGTAAAAGGGGTAAGCGGGATGAAAATCAGGAAAGAAAACAAGGCAAACGGAATAAAACCAAGGAGCATCAACAAACGTCTTTTGCCGAAACGATAGGTTGCCCTGTCTGACCAGTTTGCAATTAAAGGGTCGGTAATGGCATCGAACAAACGCCCTGAAAATGCGAGCAACCCGATAATTGTGCCGAAACCAAAAACAGCGCCCTGATAGATATAGGCTGGAAAAACTGAGGTATTGTTTTCTGTCTGGGGAGGCATATAATAATAGATCAGCAGGTTTGCGATGCCATAGGCCGCTAAAGACCATCCCATTTGACCTAATGCGTACATCAGCTTGATAAACACCGGGGTTTTAACCTCCGAAATACTTTTGCCCATTGCTTTTCGTTAATGCCTTTTTTAACTCTTGCAAAAGTGCAGCCATTTTTTCATTTTTTTGTTAAGAAAAGTCAAACGGCCAAACATCTTGCCCCCTGTTTTACCAAAAACAAAAAAATTGATGTTAATTTTGCAAATTCAAAGCAATATATCCCTACATTGCTCCCATTAGACCCATGATTATGAAACGATTTCCACCCCCTTTTTATATACTTTTTTGGTTTTTGATGAGCCTCCCCTTTTATCAGGTTAAAGTACAGGCACAGGACGATTTGCTTGTTTCCGATACAGAGATGATGCCTTCAAAAAACCGGTACATCGGCAGTTCTCAGTTTTTCGACATCAGCGGAGTTTGGGTCAATGAAAACGACCAAACCAGACGGATTGCCAAAATGGAAATTTCCAAAACCATAGTGAATACTTATCGCCTCCAACCTTTTTTTGCACTTGGAGACAAAGAACTGCCCATTCAGGAAGTGCCACTCGACATTTCTGAACGCGAACTTTTGTATGTTACCAATATTCTTGAGGCAAAATGTATGGTATTGCCGATAACGGTGGACAATCAGCAAAAGTTAAAAGTGTATTCTATCATTGTAAATCCCGCTGGTTTGTGGACGGGAATGGCTACTGATGTGATGGTTCGCCGGAGTGATGTTGCGCCAAAGTCAACCCGCACTAACGATAGTATGAGCCTGGTTAAAAAAGACGGATTTTCTGCTTTGAATGAAATGAAAGGATATTGGATCAATGAATGGGAAAACAATGTCATCATACCCCGATTTCAACTGATAGACGATGGGAAAAAACTGACCAAGTTGAAATTGTATCGCATGATAAATGGTAAAGCCAAAAATATAGGCGAATATAATTTTGCCGGTCAGGACAGCACAGACTATACTCAAGTAGTGGAATGGTGGGAAGGGGAACTCAAAAACATCATGCGCCTCCGGCCTTTGCGCTTTGACGGAAACACAGTTGGCATTGATATGGTTATGGAAGAAATATACCGCGAAGGAGCACCTAAAAATATATTCCGCCAGTTTTTTGTCAAAGACCCCAATGCAGAAAAGAAAGAAGCAGCAGAATTAGTCATTAAATCGCTCGAAGGGGAATGGATTAACCTGAACCCTAAAAGCCCGACTACGAGGGTTTATATTAACAGCGAAGGTGAAGCGGAAATCTGGGGACGATGTGACAGCAGCCCTGACGGACAATGTCAGATAAGCAAAAAGGAACTTGCCCCGATGAACGACAATATGGTGGGGTTTACAGCAGAAAGTATGTCGTTTTACCGGACTGTCGAAATAGATATTGACCTTGACATTAACCATTACTTTAAAAACGCTTCTCCACAGATATTTACCCTCAGCACCGAAATCGAAGATATAGAAGGAATAAAAATGCCCATCATGCGTACCGAAGTTTTTAAACGAAAAGGGGCGATTATTCCGCCGGAAGCTATAGGATTAAATTAATCTTTCCGAGCTATGAACCTCAATTGTTTATTATTCCTGCTCCTTTCTTCATGTTTTCTCCTGTTTTCAGGAGGATGCAAGAAACAGGAAATTGTTGATGTTCCCGACAACCAAAGCCCGTGGTATGATGAAATCCCTACCATCATTGTCAACAATTATGTCAATAAGGTTTTTATTGACCTTATCGGGCGGGAACCCACAGACGAAGAATTAGAAACCGAAACTACCCTGCTTCAAAATGCTAAGCTTTCGTTTGCTTCGCGTGATGCCCTGATAGATAAGTTGCAAAACAGCACCCAGTTCGTTCCGGTTGACAGTACTTACAGGAGGGCTTACTATCGCTGGCTTTATGAACAATCTAAATCGCGGTTTATTGAAGGGGCTTCGATTGATGCCATATACGAAGAACTTGGAAACCTGAATTTTGCATTAACGCTTGCCATCGAAGCCGGTGATACTACTTCTGCTGAATATCTCGGCGCATTAGAAGGTGTTCAGGACATACATAAACTGATTGCTGCCGACACGCTATTTGAACAAGGCTTTATTGATGTTCTTGAGTTTACGAGACGCATGTTAGACAATGCGATTTATGACAAAATCAATATGAATTCTTTTAATCTTGTCAATGCGGCTTTTGATGACCTTTACCACCGTTTTCCGACCATTAACGAGTTTGATGCGGGTTATACAATGGTTGAAAATAACGAGCCGGCAGTCTTATTCGGACATAGCGGAGCCAGCAAAAACACTTTTCTTTACCTGATGACTCATTCTTCGGAAATGTATGAAGGCATGATTATCTGGGCGTTTCAAACCCTGCTTGCTCGCAGACCCAATACAATGGAAGTTTATGCGCTGTTGCCGCAGTTTCTTGCAAACAAAAACTTCAAAAACATCCAAAAATCCATCATCCGAACGGATGAATACGGGCATTTTGATTGAACAGCTCAGTCTTTTTATAAGGCGGTTCTATTTACTGCAATGACATCTATGTTTTTTGCTTTTGCTGTTCCTTTTTCCGCAGATGATTCTGATTTTTTTCTTTTGCTGTTTGGTTATCTCAGATGATGCAGAGATTTTTGCAATTAGCGCTAATTTTTTCTTTTACTCTGATTGGTTTGCCGTAAAGAACACAGTGTTTTTGTAAATGCTGTTTCAATTATCAATTATCACTGTTCTTCAAATTCGGTAAATGAGGCTTGGAGATAGGTTTGATAGATATTGTTTTCGGGCAGCATTTGCAGTCCTATATGAGGAAAACTTAGAAAATAGGTTTTGTTTTCTTCCAGACTTTTTTTCTTGCTGCCTTTTAACTTGGCACTCATAAACGGATATATCTCTTTGCTTTGTACGTACATATAAACGTTTGACTGCCGTTCAAAACTGTTGAAGAAAGCTTTGTATCCTTCGGTTTCGGGCAGTGAATTGCCGGATTGATAGTCGTCAATGATTTTTTTCATCAAATCTTCGCTGTCGCATAGTACAAGGTATTGGTCTATCAGGGCTAAGTAGGGTTTTTCAAAGTCTTTGAGCAAACCTCCTCCAAGTTTTCGGAGCATTTTAGCACCGGGTAGTTTGATAATTCGAACCCCGTTATGTGTTTTCTTTTTGTCGTTCTGAAAGATGCTCAGGGGGTTTAACTGGTCTAATGTTTGTAAAATGCTTTCTAATTTTTCGGCTACTTTCTCTTTGTTGTTGCCCGTTGGAATTACCGCTACATAGGTCTGCTTGGTATCGTTTACCCCATTTGGCACCATTGCCAATGCTATTTCCTGATCTATCCATTCCGGCATCTCCTTACTGAGTTCTTTTTCTATAAACTCCCCTATTATTCCCTTATCGTCGTCATTTTCTCCTGCCATTTCACCGAGGGCATTTCTAAAATCGCCGAAATCGTCGAAACAAAGACTGAGATAGAACGAAGTATTTGAAGGCAAAACATTGTGCGCCTGAATAGGGGCTTTTCCGACTTTGGTGATTGCCTTTAAATACGATTTGCTGTCAGGATTTAACAGCGATTTACCCTTGAACTCCATCGTTTCGTCGCCAACCTTCACATTTAACCCCGAAAAATTGAGCATGTTTATCGCTTCTTTTAACGGGGGTGACATGGTCGAGGCATAACAAGCCACCCAATCGTCCACAGTGCGGTACTGGAGGTAGAAGTTTGAAATTCCGCGGTTATCGGTCAATTGTTTGATGTAATTAAAATCAGGATTGGCTGATACGGACTTTTCCGGTGTCGTGTCTATGGCTTTTTTGAGCAGAGGCAAATGATAAGAGGCTAACAGGGCATTGTTTTTTAGGCAAAAACTCAGGGTTGCACCGGTTTCATCGGTCATTTTGTAAATAATCAGTTCGCCGTAGGGTTCTTTACCTATCTTATAGCCACCGGTTTCCATCACCTTTATCAGCGAAGGCAGGGCTTGTTTCAATCGCCCGATGCTGTTGAGGTTAATCAGGTACAAATAGTCATAATCCCTGCCGGTTTCGGTGATATGTGCCGAAATCAGGAGATTGTCTGATAGTATCCGGTTGAGCAGGGTTTCTTTTCCATACAATACCTGCTCCAGATTGACAACCGACTTATTCACTTCTGCCAAATACTCGTTGGTTTTTAAGTACTTCCAGATCTTGCCTTTGCTGAACTGTTGCCATTTATCAACAGGCTGTTCCATTTCGGTGATGTAAATGGCATTTGACGGAATTAGAGTGTATAAATCAATGGGGGCGGCTTCCGGCTCGAGGTTTATATACAAATAGCCTAAATATCCGCACAATGCGAGAAAAATGAGCATCAGAAATTTTTTCATAACAGGGTCTGAGGTTAGAATTTTAAGCGTGTCAATTTTTGGATAATCAATATAAATCTAAAGATTCTGATTTGGATTGGTTTTGAAATTGTGTTTAGAGAGTTTTTGCTTTTTTGGCAAATAGATTTGAAGTCTTCCATTTACACAATGATTGGGCAATAAACCCTAATCCCTAAACATCCATTATCCAAATTCAAATACCAATTGTCAATATTTTTATTTCAAACTATCATCAATTAAAAACAGGTTAATGCCGGACGTTTTTCACCCCAATAAAAGACTTGTTTTGTTCGTACAAAATCCGGTCTTCCTCGTTTACCTGCCCATCGCGGTTCAAATCGGCAGGGCTGTAAACATTTGAACTTCCGGTTTCGTAGGTAATCCGGTTTTGGTCGTTGACCGTAACCACGCCATTTTCATCGGCATCTCCTGCCGCAAGACCGAAATAGTATTCAGATAAAGACAATTGCGTTTTACCCATTGCCCTGCCTGCTTTGATGGTAAAATTATAGGGGTCGTAATTGGGCAGACTAATTGGATTGCTGCTCACCACTCCCACATGCCCGGGCGCTTTGATGCCTACATAATAGTTTCCCTTCGGAACTGACGGAAATTCGATAAAATCTTTTCCGTTTACATCCCTCAACATTCCGGTAATGCTCAAAAGTGCTGCCCTTCTTCCCACCGGCAGGTTCTCCCCTTCTTCAAACAGCTCAATCAATACCCAATCGCAAATATCAGCCTGTGGCGTTTCGGCAATTTCCCCGCCATCATAATCATGAGGGGAGGTATTGAATGGCTGATCAGCAGGTAACAGTCCGGATTGGGGTAATATTAAACTCATCGTGTTGGTCAGGGAATCAAAGCTGCCTTGCAGAAAAATTTTACCCCTGAATGTGGCGATGTCCAAACACTCACCCGGCATATTACTGTCCATCCATTCCAATCGCTGAATAATCCAGTTGCGCATCACGGCTATTTCTCCCGCATAGGTAGGGGGTGTTACGGGATTAGGCCAAACATAGTATCCAAGGGTAGGCCATCGTTCAAAATTGCGCTTTTGTGCTTCCGTCAACAGGCTGACCCACTCGTCCACTTTTGCCAGTACCGTATCGGTATGCAGCTTATTTTGACGCAAATCCTGCCATCGGCATTGGAGTTGATTGGTGTAATCGGAATCCTGCATGAGGCGGTTCCACCAAAACGGGATGGATTCGTTTGCCGAATAATACCAGTTTTGAGGCATCCATCCTTCGAGATAATCGGCATTGCCCAAACTGAGATTGAAATCCCAGACCGGCCCCATCGTCAGCCTGCCGTCTTTACTGTCTTTATCTTTGTAAAAAAACGTGCTCAGCCGGTAAGCATCAATATTTTTGCAGGCTTCGTTAATAATCCAGTAATCAATAAAAGACTGAACATTTGCAAATTGGCGATAGCCCGACACGGGTGAGGTAAATTCGTCCGAAATCAGCGCATCCTCAAAAGCGGTAACGTAGTTTCTGATATAATCTGCCTGTTGTGGTTGAAGTAAATCGAGTTCCGGTTCTTCGTATTGAAAATTAATAGGAGCACCATTGTTTGCCGGATACGGTGAAGTATAAGCATAAGTATCACCACCTGTTCCCCAGTCTATTTTAAGCATATATCCACCCGTGAGTTGGTCGCCTTCGACATCAGCAGGGGTCAGTTCTGCCATATCCACGCGGTTTTTGTCCCGTTTAATCTTTTCAATCAATACATACACTCCTTTGTAGTCGTTGTTAATCACCAATTCACAAAAACGGGTACGCATTGCCGCCAAATCAACGCTTTTTGCAAGATGGTAGGATAAGGCGTTACGCATCAGGGTCTTGTCGGAATAAGGCCCATGCAAAATCCAGTCATTTTCTTCGGGTAATCCGAGCAATGACACGTTCAGATTTGAACCATCTTCATGAACCGTTTCAAATCCATAGCCCTTTTTAGGAAAACTTTGCGAGGACGTTCCCCTGATTTCGATGGTAATTTTACCATCATACCCATTAAACGGGTCGGTCAGGAAATTGAGGCCGGATGCGTTGTCCACAATTCCCATATCTGCTTCTATTCTCGGACTGTCCACTATTTGCTGACC
This is a stretch of genomic DNA from Sphingobacteriales bacterium. It encodes these proteins:
- a CDS encoding CotH kinase family protein; its protein translation is MRFFCFQTLILASFLFFQNSFSQNFTGSGGSIGADVEQHCFSVNVSGLPLSVNAGFGLETVCINLLHSWDSDLDILLFSPDGSNIILSSDNGFDGDSYLNTCFSADAPQHISFGYAPMSGSFRPEGRLGNLNNGQNPNGIWQICLTDDHLDDQIGQLLDWTISFSDNPAPPPLLPDQSFTAVFESPDDIIPSDGTLKCFTIEVSGLPDLMDLNYGFSSICLNITHTWDEDVSSRLISPNGTEVWLTHYNGGSGDNFINTCFSMSGTQPISTGGAPFTGTFIPLGNLSDFNNGQNPNGTWQLCIYDNYAYVDDGVLHDFTLTFSETPSETVNPYLTFTQSNLPIMVIQTNGQQIVDSPRIEADMGIVDNASGLNFLTDPFNGYDGKITIEIRGTSSQSFPKKGYGFETVHEDGSNLNVSLLGLPEENDWILHGPYSDKTLMRNALSYHLAKSVDLAAMRTRFCELVINNDYKGVYVLIEKIKRDKNRVDMAELTPADVEGDQLTGGYMLKIDWGTGGDTYAYTSPYPANNGAPINFQYEEPELDLLQPQQADYIRNYVTAFEDALISDEFTSPVSGYRQFANVQSFIDYWIINEACKNIDAYRLSTFFYKDKDSKDGRLTMGPVWDFNLSLGNADYLEGWMPQNWYYSANESIPFWWNRLMQDSDYTNQLQCRWQDLRQNKLHTDTVLAKVDEWVSLLTEAQKRNFERWPTLGYYVWPNPVTPPTYAGEIAVMRNWIIQRLEWMDSNMPGECLDIATFRGKIFLQGSFDSLTNTMSLILPQSGLLPADQPFNTSPHDYDGGEIAETPQADICDWVLIELFEEGENLPVGRRAALLSITGMLRDVNGKDFIEFPSVPKGNYYVGIKAPGHVGVVSSNPISLPNYDPYNFTIKAGRAMGKTQLSLSEYYFGLAAGDADENGVVTVNDQNRITYETGSSNVYSPADLNRDGQVNEEDRILYEQNKSFIGVKNVRH
- a CDS encoding DUF3352 domain-containing protein gives rise to the protein MKKFLMLIFLALCGYLGYLYINLEPEAAPIDLYTLIPSNAIYITEMEQPVDKWQQFSKGKIWKYLKTNEYLAEVNKSVVNLEQVLYGKETLLNRILSDNLLISAHITETGRDYDYLYLINLNSIGRLKQALPSLIKVMETGGYKIGKEPYGELIIYKMTDETGATLSFCLKNNALLASYHLPLLKKAIDTTPEKSVSANPDFNYIKQLTDNRGISNFYLQYRTVDDWVACYASTMSPPLKEAINMLNFSGLNVKVGDETMEFKGKSLLNPDSKSYLKAITKVGKAPIQAHNVLPSNTSFYLSLCFDDFGDFRNALGEMAGENDDDKGIIGEFIEKELSKEMPEWIDQEIALAMVPNGVNDTKQTYVAVIPTGNNKEKVAEKLESILQTLDQLNPLSIFQNDKKKTHNGVRIIKLPGAKMLRKLGGGLLKDFEKPYLALIDQYLVLCDSEDLMKKIIDDYQSGNSLPETEGYKAFFNSFERQSNVYMYVQSKEIYPFMSAKLKGSKKKSLEENKTYFLSFPHIGLQMLPENNIYQTYLQASFTEFEEQ